The stretch of DNA ACGGTGCCCCGCTTCGTGGGCCCCGTTCCTGATTTCAACCGCATCCGCTTGCGCTTTTTCGATAATAGCGGCCGCTTGCGCGTGAGCATCGGCCAAGCCCTCGGGACCCCCCGTAAGCCCGGACGCACCGGGCTCATAAGCCAGCCTATCGAAACTCAAGCTCTTTACGCTGTCGCGGTTGCGAATAATTCTAGACAACTATCTCTTCCTCTCCGCCGCGCGCTATGATGATCTCCCCGTCTTCCTCTAGACGGCGGACTGTGTTTACTATCTCTTGCTGCGCGAGTTCCACGTCTTTTAGGCGAACCGGACCGAGAAACTCCATATCTTCGCGGAGCATCTCTCCGGCTCGTTGCGACATGTTGGCGAAGATTTTCTCTTTGAGTTCGTCATTCGCGGTCTTAAGCGCGAGGGCGAGCCTCTTCGTCTCGACCTCGCGAAGAACACGCTGAATCGCACGGTCTTCGAGGTTGATAACGTCCTCGAACGTAAATAGCTTGCGCCTTATCTCGTCGGCGAGTTCCGGGTTTTCGTCCTCAAGAATCTCAAGAATGGCCCGCTCGGTGCCGCGATCCACCTGGTTGAGTATCTTGACCGTCGCATCGAGACCGCCCACGGCGGCATACTCCTGACCTCTGGCGAGAGACGATACTTTAGATTCGAGGATGTTTTCTACCTCAGCGATAATATCCGGCGTCGTCCTATCCATCAAAGCGATACGCCGCACCACCTCGGCCCGCAAGACCGTCTCGAGCTGTTTTAAAATCAACGATGCCTGCTCCGGGCGAAGATGGGTTAAGACCAACGCGATAGTCTGCGGATGCTCGTCCTCTATAAAACTCAATATCTCGTTAGGGTCGGCGTTACGTAAAAAATGAAAGGGGGCTATTTCGAGAGTAGCGCTCAAGCGCTCGATAATCTCACGGGCCTTGTTCTTGCCGAGCGCCCGCTCAAGAATATCGCTCGCGTACTCGAGCCCGCCGGAGGTGATAAAGCCCTGCGCTTCATACAAGTCATGAAACTCGCTGAGAACCTTGTCGGTGACTCCTTGGGGTAACTTCTCAACGTGAGCTATCTCCGCGACCAGCAGCTCGACCTCGCCTTCGTTGAGCCTCTTTAACACCTGTGCCGACAAATCCGGCCCCAGTGCGAGCAGGAGGATTGCGGCTTTTTGCCTGTCGGATACTCCTTGCTTAAGGCCTCCCGAACGTATCCTTGCCACCACTTGCAATCAACCCCCGTGATACTTTGTATAAAACTAATATGCTTTCCGCGTGACCGTTACGATAAAAGACGCGGGCCTTAAGACAAAAGGCCGGCATTGTGCGCCGAGTGCCGGAGCCTGTGGCCGGCAGAGCGCCTACGTGTTTAACCAGATGCGCAGCAACTGAGCGACGTCTCCGGGTCTCTCTTTCGCGAGGTTTTGTATCTCCTCTTTCGTGAGCTGCGATTTTCGCTGCTCAATCTGCATCTCTCTCTTCTTCTCGGGTGTAATATTGCTGATACTTATATCTCCGAGGTCTAGACTCGCGGCCCCGGCCGCCGACACCGAGCGAGGTATCAACAACTCCGGTCGCCTTGCGGGCCTTAAGCTAGAGATAACTTTCAACAGAGCGAACATACCCACTATAAATACAATCGCGACCAGCGCATATTTGCCGTATTCCGTATACATCTCCCGCTGCTGGGCATCGGCGATAGCCTTTTCTTCCTTTTTCATCCATTCGGTATCAAAAGGCACGCTGCTAACGGTTAGCACATCGCCCCGGCCCTTGTCGATGCCGCAAGCCGCAGCTACCAATTGCTCGATCGTCTCATCAAGAATCGGCTTACTGCCGTCATTGTTGACGACTACCGCGACCGACAACTTCTTGAGTTCGCCGGGCGGTTTTACCTCTTCTTCGCTGATTTCGGTAAAACCGTAGTTGGTCGTTTTCTTCTGCCGCGAATAATTCGACTCACCGTCACCCTGGCCGCTGCTCGGATATGTCGCGGATGCCTGCTGCTCGGTGGTGTTAGGACTCGGCACTTGGGACGTGACTCCGGGGATACCGCCCGGTGCGGCGCCTTTGCCCTCGTATTTCTCTTTGTCGACCTCTTCGCTGACTACGACAGGTGTCTCTTCTTGTTTGACGATTTTGCTCGCCGTACTCTTCTGGGTGAAGTCGAGGTCGGCCGAGACTCGCACAACGGCATTGTTCTCGCTCCCCAAGACTTTTCCGAGCATAGACTCGATCGATTTCTCGAGTGTTCCCTCATAAGCTTCCTTGGCGCCCAGCTGGGTCTTGGTGTAATTACCGCCCGATGCGAACGACGAATCTCCGGTGGCATCATTCAGGATATTGCCGGCGGTATCGACGACCGTTATGTTCTCGGTCTTTAGCCCTTCGATGCTCTTCGAGACCAAATTTACAATACCTTGAACCTTATTATCGGCAAGCCTGGCGCCGGCACGGGGTTTTATTACGACCGAAGCGGTCGCCGGATTCTCCTTATCCTTATAGAGCGAAGGTTCGGGCATGACTATGTGTACCCTGGCCCCCTGTATCTCGTTTATCTGCGAGATGGTCCTCCCCAACTCACCCTCCAAGGCCCTTCTATAATTGAGCTTCTGAGCGAACTCCGATAATCCAAAATTGGTCTGGTCGAATATCTCGAAACCGACCGTGCCTCCCTCGGGCAGGCCCTCGCCAGCCAATTGGATACGGGCTTCATGGACTTGATTGCTCGGAACCTCGATTATGCTCGAGCCGTTGAGACGATAGGGAACTTTCTTCTCTTGGAGTTTGGCCACGATCGCGCCCGCGTCTTCGGAACTCAAGTTCGAAAAGAGAACGGAGTACGATGGTCTTGTGACCCAGAAGAAGAGCGAACCCAGCGCAACGACAAATAAGATGACCGTCATCAAGATAATCATCTTCTGATTTATATCAAGCTTATCCCAGCCTGTTTTGGCGTTTTCAAGCACTCCGGGGGGCGATGCCATGAGCTAATTCTCACCCACCTTAAACTTGCATTCTCATTACTTCCTGATATGCTTCCATTACTTTGTTCCTGAGTTGGATTGTCAGCTGCATTGCGACGCTTGCTTTTTCTACCGCGATCATTACTTCATGGACATCAAGCTCACCGGCGGCGAATTTCTCGACCGCCGTATCCGCGCTTTTCTGTAATTCAGATACTTTGTTGATTGTTTGATCGAAGACCTCGGTAAATGAGCCGAAGACTTTCCCAGACGGACTTTCGACCCTAGCCGGTGAGATTGCCGCACCCTGTATCGGATTGAGCTTAACGGGATCTATTTCCATATCGGCCGACCTTCTTTACTATATCTCCAGCGATTTCATAGCCATACTTTTTGCCGCGTTCATCACAGTGACGTTGGCCTCATAGGCACGTGTCGCCGCAATCATGTTTACCATCTCTGTTACGACATTTACATTCGGCATTGCTACATATCCATTCGCGTCCGCGTCCGGGTGCTCGGGGTTGTACGTCATGCGGGGAGCGCCGCTATCTTTCAATATGGCCGCTACTTTGACTCCTTGTCCTGCTAAAGTGCTGCCCGCGCTCCCTAGTAATTGAGAAAAACCGCCTCGACCCTGCGGCGTCATGACGATATCCCGCCTTCGGTAGGGGCCGCCTTCGGCCGTCCTCGTCGTGTTCGCGTTGGCGATGTTGCTCGATATCGTATCCAGCCATAAACGGTTTGCGCTAAGACCCGATGAACTTATCCGCAGCGTCGAAAATATACTCACGTCTTACCTCCTTCCTTCGTTGATAACATTCTTAAGACCGGTGAAACGGCCTGCGATTAGCTGAGCCATAGTATTGAACCGGATATTATTTTCCGCCAAATTCGTCATCTCTTCATCGACGTCGACGTTGTTGCCATCCTCGCGCATTGAAGTCGCGTTAAGCACGTCGACTCGCGCACCGACCCCCGCAAGCGACCTTCCTCCGGGGAAATGCCGCGCATCGGTCTGCCGCATTCCCGAATCGTACTTCTTATCCAGCGCGCGCTTTAGCTCCCCCTCAAATAGGACTTCTCGCTTTTTATAGCCGGGTGTATTAATATTCGCTATGTTCTCCGAGATTACCTGCTGCCTGAGCGAAGTCGCGTCCAAGCCTTTTTGCAGAACGACGATCGCGGCACCTGAAAACAATTTCCCAATCAATTCCGGTCGCCTCCAGCCGCCTCTAGACTCTCAAAGACCTCTTCGAAATTGCTCCCCGAGGCAATATACTTGTCGATGAGCGCCTTAGGGAAACGCCATGCCTTGCCTATTTTC from Actinomycetota bacterium encodes:
- the flgC gene encoding flagellar basal body rod protein FlgC, producing the protein MSIFSTLRISSSGLSANRLWLDTISSNIANANTTRTAEGGPYRRRDIVMTPQGRGGFSQLLGSAGSTLAGQGVKVAAILKDSGAPRMTYNPEHPDADANGYVAMPNVNVVTEMVNMIAATRAYEANVTVMNAAKSMAMKSLEI
- the flgB gene encoding flagellar basal body rod protein FlgB; the protein is MIGKLFSGAAIVVLQKGLDATSLRQQVISENIANINTPGYKKREVLFEGELKRALDKKYDSGMRQTDARHFPGGRSLAGVGARVDVLNATSMREDGNNVDVDEEMTNLAENNIRFNTMAQLIAGRFTGLKNVINEGRR
- the fliG gene encoding flagellar motor switch protein FliG, which encodes MQVVARIRSGGLKQGVSDRQKAAILLLALGPDLSAQVLKRLNEGEVELLVAEIAHVEKLPQGVTDKVLSEFHDLYEAQGFITSGGLEYASDILERALGKNKAREIIERLSATLEIAPFHFLRNADPNEILSFIEDEHPQTIALVLTHLRPEQASLILKQLETVLRAEVVRRIALMDRTTPDIIAEVENILESKVSSLARGQEYAAVGGLDATVKILNQVDRGTERAILEILEDENPELADEIRRKLFTFEDVINLEDRAIQRVLREVETKRLALALKTANDELKEKIFANMSQRAGEMLREDMEFLGPVRLKDVELAQQEIVNTVRRLEEDGEIIIARGGEEEIVV
- a CDS encoding helix-turn-helix domain-containing protein, giving the protein MKKSTTDIMTAKQLAEYLQMSRITVCRLAREKKLPGLKIGKAWRFPKALIDKYIASGSNFEEVFESLEAAGGDRN
- the fliE gene encoding flagellar hook-basal body complex protein FliE; this encodes MEIDPVKLNPIQGAAISPARVESPSGKVFGSFTEVFDQTINKVSELQKSADTAVEKFAAGELDVHEVMIAVEKASVAMQLTIQLRNKVMEAYQEVMRMQV
- the fliF gene encoding flagellar M-ring protein FliF — encoded protein: MASPPGVLENAKTGWDKLDINQKMIILMTVILFVVALGSLFFWVTRPSYSVLFSNLSSEDAGAIVAKLQEKKVPYRLNGSSIIEVPSNQVHEARIQLAGEGLPEGGTVGFEIFDQTNFGLSEFAQKLNYRRALEGELGRTISQINEIQGARVHIVMPEPSLYKDKENPATASVVIKPRAGARLADNKVQGIVNLVSKSIEGLKTENITVVDTAGNILNDATGDSSFASGGNYTKTQLGAKEAYEGTLEKSIESMLGKVLGSENNAVVRVSADLDFTQKSTASKIVKQEETPVVVSEEVDKEKYEGKGAAPGGIPGVTSQVPSPNTTEQQASATYPSSGQGDGESNYSRQKKTTNYGFTEISEEEVKPPGELKKLSVAVVVNNDGSKPILDETIEQLVAAACGIDKGRGDVLTVSSVPFDTEWMKKEEKAIADAQQREMYTEYGKYALVAIVFIVGMFALLKVISSLRPARRPELLIPRSVSAAGAASLDLGDISISNITPEKKREMQIEQRKSQLTKEEIQNLAKERPGDVAQLLRIWLNT